The nucleotide sequence CCATTCGTCCTCGCCGGCCTTGCGCGCTTCCTCGTCCTCGTCGTAGTCGGGAAGGTTCGCGAGGTCGTCCGGCTCCGGGGGTTCGGGCGCCGTCTCGGGCGCCGTGCCGCCGCGCGCGTGGCGCGCGAGCGCCGAGGCTCGCTTTTCCGCGGCGTCCTTCTTGTCTCGCCGGAGCCGGCCCATCGGGCCGCGGGAACCCGGTGGGACTAGAAGAACGTTCCTTCGCCTCGCGCCGGAAGCCCCTTCATCATTAAGTACCCCCTTTGAGTTCGAAGCCCGATCGCGCGCATGCGAGCCATGGATCCCCACGCGGGCATGCGGCCGTTCAAGGCGCTCCTCAGCGCGCGCGAGGCGCTGGACCTTCTTTTGGCCAACGCGAGGCGCATCGAGCGCCTCGAACGGGTGGCGCTCTCGGCCGCGGTCGGCCGCGTGCTCGCTCGAGACGTCGTCGCGTCGATCGACGTTCCGCCGTTTGCGCGTGCGGCCATGGACGGCTTTGCCGTGCTCGCCCACGACACCTTCGGCGCCACGCGCACGAGCCCCCGGCGGTTGCGCCTCGCGGGCGTCCTGCACGCCGGCGACGCGCCCGTTCGAGCCGTGGGGCCGGGCGAGGCGATCCAGATCGCCACGGGCGCGAAGCTGCCGCCGGGCGCCGACGCGGTCGTCCGCGTGGAGGACGCGCAAGCGCGCGACGGCGAGGTGCACGTGGAGGTGCCCGTCTACCCGCACCGCAACGTGAGCGCGGCGGGCGTGGACGTGCCCGCGGGATCGCGCGTCCTGGTCGCCGGCGCCGTGCTCGACCCGGCGAAGGTGGGCGTGCTGGCGAGCCTGGGCCTTTCGCAGGTGGACGTCGTGGCTCGGCCGCGCGTGGCCGTCCTGCCGACGGGCAGCGAGGTCGTCGCGCCCGGCTCGCCGCTTCGCGAGGGCGCCATCTACGACAGCAACACGTTCACGCTCTCCTCGCTCGTCGCGCGGTTTGGCGCCGAGCCTCTCACGTGGGGCGCCGTCGAGGATTCGCTCCCGGCGCTCGAACGGGCGCTCAACCGCGCGCGCGAGGCCGATTGCGTCGTGCTCTCGGGCGGGTCGTCGGTGGGCGAGCGCGATCTTGTCGTGGACCTCGTCCGCCGCCGCGGCACGCTCTTGTTCCACGGCGTGCAGGTGAAGCCGGGCAAGCCGATGCTTGGCGCCGTCGTCGACGGCAGGCTTCTCCTCGGCTTCCCCGGCTACCCGGTGAGCTGCCTCACGAACGCGTACCTGTTTCTGCTGCCCGTCCTGCGGCGCCTGTCGGGCGCGCCCGACCCCCCGCGGCGCAGCTTCCCCGCGCGCATGGGCGAGCGCCTCTCCTCGAGCCTCGGCCGCCTGCAGATCCTCACGGTCCGCGTGCGGGACGGCGAGGCGTTCAGCACGTACAAGGAGTCGGGCGCGCTCACGAGCATGGCCGAGTCCGACGGGTACATCCTCATCCCCGAGAACGTGGATCTCGTGGACAAGGGCGAGACGGTCGAGGTGTTCCCGTGGTGATGCTCTCCTTCCTCAACGTCGGCGCCACCGAGATCCTCGTCATCGCGGTCCTCGCGCTTCTGCTCTTTGGCGCCGACCGGATCCCCGAGCTTGCGCGGCAGCTCGGCCGCGCCCGGGCCCAGTTCGACGCGGCCGCGCGCGAGTTCGACCGGAACGTGCGACGGGAGCAGGGGCTCGAGAGCCGGCCCGGGGACGCCGTCCCGCGCGGCCACCTCGACGCCCAGCGCGCTCTTTCCGACGAGCGCCTGCGGCGCGCCGCGCGGGAGCTTGGCATCGACGACGCCGGCAAGAGCCCCGAGGAGCTCCGACGCCTCCTGGGCGAGAAGCTGGAGTAGCCGCCACGCTGTCCAAACGTCGGCAGAAAAGCTTCTTGGTGCTCCGCCCCCAAGGAAAGGCGCGCACCTACTTGCGCGGTGAGGAAATGAGCGACGACATCCAAACGAGTCGGGCTCGCGTGTTGATCCCCGTTTTGCTTGCAACGGCGGTCCTGGCGCTTGCGGGATGGGCAGCGGCGTGCGCGCCCGGATCGAGCACGTGGCAGGAACAGAACTGTACGTACATGGGATGGGGCTGGTCCCGCTGCTGCTACACGGTGCGGGATCCCGACAACAACCGCCAGTCCTGCTGGTGGCAGCAGCAATGACGAGCGGGCGCAACGTCGGCCCGGGCGTCCAAGCCTCGGGCTAGGGAACCGGAAGCGCCAAGGCCGCGGGCGCGCGGGCGCGCTCGCCCCGCCGCGCGACGAGAAGGCCCACGCCGTAGAGCGCGCACAGCGGCACGGCCACGATCGCCTGGCCCACGAGCGTTGGATCGGGCGTGACGATCGCGGCGAGGACCACGATCGCAAGCACGGCGTGGCGCCACAGGCGCGCCATCGTTCCGTACGACACGAAGCCCAGCCGCGAGGCGGCCCACATGAGCACGGGCAGCTGGAACGCGAACGCGAAGATGCCGACGATCACGACGACAAAGCCCACGAGCGCGTCGACCGTGACAAGCGGCCGCGCGCCGATCCCCTCGGTGAAGAGGTAGAGGATGCCCAGCATCGTGGGAACGAGAAGGTAGTAGGCGAACGCCGCCCCGGCGGCAAACAAGCCCGTGACCGCCGGAATCAGCCGCAGGAGGAACCGGCGTTCCGAGGCGGCAAGCGCAGGCGCCAGGAAGGCTGCCGCCTGGTAGCCCGCGACCGGCGAGGCAAGAAGGAGCCCGAGCACCAAGGCGACCTCGATCTGCGCAAGCGCGCCGGCCACCGGCGAGGTCACGATCACCTCCACGCCGGGGGGAACGGTGGAGGCCACGATCTCCCGGAAGGCGCGCGCGGCCAGGTTGTCGGTGAACGACGGTTGCGGCACGGGCAGGACCGCGCCCAGAATGGCGGTGGGAACGATCGCAAAACTCAGCGTGAAGAAGGTGAGCGCCAACACGGCGGCCACCACGACCTTGAGGCGGAAGGAGAGCTCGCGCAGGTGGCCGAGGTAGCCCATGGGCTCCGTTGCGCGGAGTCGGTCGCGCGCCGCCACGAGGAGCGTTCCCGCGAGCACGAGGGCAAGGAGCGCCCCGAGGATGGCCGGAAGCGCGAGCCCCAAGCTGGCGTGCCGAACGTCCAGCGACAAGACTGCGCCGGGAGCGAGGTCCGCGTACTCCCGCTGGCGCAGCGCCTGCCCGTCGATCGTCGCGTGCAGCGACTCGGGCGCCTCGATGCGCGCGGTCGCGCTGGCCGCTCCAAGCGGCAGGAGGAGCTGCGGCGAGACGGGGCCCGGGGCGGCCTCCCGCGTGGCCTGCACGGTCACGACGATGACGTCGGCGCGCGCGGCGTCGTCGGGCACGTGCACGAGCACGCGGTCGTGCGCCGCGCGGTGCCACGGGACCGGGCGGCCGTCGACGAGCACCTGTACGACCGAGTAGCCCGCGGGAATGCCCACGGGGAGGCTCTCGATCCCCTGCGGCACAACGCGATGGGTCTGCAGGAGCGTGCTTTCGCCTGCCTCGGGAACGTACAACCGGACGTCGGCCCCCTCGACGGTTGCGGCCTGCGCGGCGGGGGCCGCAAGGAGGAAAACGAGGAGGGCCGGGACGAGGGCGCGCTGCACGCGCGGCAACCCGGGCGGGACCCCTTCAAGCTATCCCTCGCGGGCGCCCCAATCTTTTTCCCGGCCGGGCGGCTTTTGCCCGCCCATGGCCCTCACGTGGCTCACGTTCGAATGCGCTTCCTGCGGTCGCCGCCTGTACAGCGGCTACGCCGTGGAGACGATCCGCCACGCAGGCAAGCTCGTCGGAACGGAATTCCTGTGCGCCGACTGCGGCGTCGAGACGCCCGTCGCGCAGGCGAAGCTGCAAACGGCCGACGGGAAGCCTTGGGCTCCCTGACAGGATCAGAAGCCGATCTTGGCGCCGGCCAAGATGAGGATCATTGCAACGTACCCGAAGGACAGGTACACGAGCGACAGCCACCACAGGCGCCGGAACCAGATGGCCTTGCGCTCGGGGTTCGTCCAGATGGCTTCGAACGTCCGCTCGAAGTAGCCCACGCAGGCCCGATTCCGCTCCGGCGGATAAGCTTTTGCCGCGCCCGGCTCTTGTCCGGGCGTCGGATGGCCGAGATCGAGAGCGTCCTCCACGCGGGCGAAGCGGTTCCCCCGCCGCCCTCCTTCGCCGCGCGCGCGAACCTGACGCAGGAGGCCTACGAGGCGGCGCGCGCCCTGGGCGAAGGCGACCCGCAGGCGCTCTGGGCGCGGGAAGCCTCCCGCCTTGCGTGGGAGAGGCCCTGGGACCGCGTGCTCGACTGGGACCCGCCGCGCGCGCGGTGGTTCGTGGGCGGCCGCCTCAACGCAGCCGTCAACTGCGTCGATCGCCACGTGCGCGAGGGACGCGGAGACAAGCGCGCCATCGTGTGGGAGGGCGAGCCCGGCGACGAGCGCGTGATCACCTACCGCGATCTTGCCGGGCAGGTAAGCCAAGCGGCAAGCGCGCTCTCGCAGCTTGGCGTGCGCGCGGGCGACCGCGTGGCCATCTACCTGCCGCTTGTCCCGGAAGCCGTCGTCGCCATGCTCGCCTGCGCGCGCATCGGCGCCCCGCATACGGTCGTCTTCGGAGGCTTTGCGGCCGACGCCCTCTCCGACCGCATGAACGACGCACGCGCCAAAGTGCTCGTCACGGCCGACGGCGGGTATCGCAAAGGCGCCGTGATTCCGCTCAAGGCCAACGCGGACGCCGCCCTTGCGAAGTCGCCCTCGGTCGAGTCGGTGCTCGTGGTCCGCCGCACCGGGGCGGACGTTCCCATGCGCGCCGGGCGCGACCGCTACTGGCACGAGGCCCTGGAGGCCGCTCCAACGCGCCACGAGGCTAGCGCGTGGGATTCCGAGCATCCGCTCTTTGTCCTCTACACGTCGGGCTCGACGGGGAAACCCAAGGGCGTGCTCCACACGACCGGCGGATACCTCACGCACGCCGCGGCCAGCACGCGCTGGGTGTTCGACCTTAAGGACGACGACGTCTACTGGTGCACGGCCGACGTGGGCTGGGTGACGGGCCACACGTACCTCGTGTACGGGCCGCTTGCCAACGGCGCGACGGTGGTCCTGTACGAGGGCGCGCCCACGACGCCCGCGCCCGACCGCTGGTGGGACATCGTCGGGCGCCGGCGCGTGACCGTGCTGTACACGGCGCCCACGGCCATCCGCACGTTCGTGCGCCTGGGGGAAGCGTGGCCGGGCAGGCACGACCTCTCGAGCCTGCGGCTCCTTGGCACCGTGGGCGAGCCCATCAACCCGGAAGCGTGGAGCTGGTACCGGCGCGTGATCGGCGGCAACCGCTGCCCGGTCGTCGACACGTGGTGGCAGACGGAGACCGGCGGCATCTGCATCGCGCCCGTGCCCGGGGCCGTCGCCACGCCGCCGGGCAGCGCGACGTTCCCGCTTCCGGGCATCGACGCGGCCGTCGTCGATCGCGAGGGGAACGAAGTCGCGTCCGGGCAGGGAGGCTTCCTCGTGATCCGCCGCCCCTGGCCGGGGATGCTGCGGACGGTCTTCGGGGACGACGAGCGGTACGTCAAACAGTACTGGAGCCAGGTGCGCGGACCCGAGGGCCCGTACTACTTCACGGGCGACGGCGCGCGCCGCGACGAGCAAGGACGCTTCTGGATCCTCGGGCGCGTGGACGACGTGATCAAGGTGTCGGGGCACCGCCTTGGAACCATGGAGATCGAGAGCGCGCTCGTTTCCCACCCGCAGGTCGCCGAGGCGGCCGTGGTGGGACGACCCGACGCGGTGAAGGGCGAGGCCATCGTCGCCTTCGTGACGCCGCGGGCCGGCGTCGCGGCGGGCCCGCCGCTTGCCGACGCGTTGCGCGCGCACGTTTCGAAGGAACTGGGCGCGCTCGCCCGACCGGAAGAAATCCGGTTCGCCGACGCTCTGCCCAAGACGCGCAGCGGCAAGATCATGCGCCGTC is from Candidatus Thermoplasmatota archaeon and encodes:
- the glp gene encoding gephyrin-like molybdotransferase Glp — its product is MRAMDPHAGMRPFKALLSAREALDLLLANARRIERLERVALSAAVGRVLARDVVASIDVPPFARAAMDGFAVLAHDTFGATRTSPRRLRLAGVLHAGDAPVRAVGPGEAIQIATGAKLPPGADAVVRVEDAQARDGEVHVEVPVYPHRNVSAAGVDVPAGSRVLVAGAVLDPAKVGVLASLGLSQVDVVARPRVAVLPTGSEVVAPGSPLREGAIYDSNTFTLSSLVARFGAEPLTWGAVEDSLPALERALNRAREADCVVLSGGSSVGERDLVVDLVRRRGTLLFHGVQVKPGKPMLGAVVDGRLLLGFPGYPVSCLTNAYLFLLPVLRRLSGAPDPPRRSFPARMGERLSSSLGRLQILTVRVRDGEAFSTYKESGALTSMAESDGYILIPENVDLVDKGETVEVFPW
- a CDS encoding twin-arginine translocase TatA/TatE family subunit, with the translated sequence MLSFLNVGATEILVIAVLALLLFGADRIPELARQLGRARAQFDAAAREFDRNVRREQGLESRPGDAVPRGHLDAQRALSDERLRRAARELGIDDAGKSPEELRRLLGEKLE
- a CDS encoding twin-arginine translocase subunit TatC, translating into MQRALVPALLVFLLAAPAAQAATVEGADVRLYVPEAGESTLLQTHRVVPQGIESLPVGIPAGYSVVQVLVDGRPVPWHRAAHDRVLVHVPDDAARADVIVVTVQATREAAPGPVSPQLLLPLGAASATARIEAPESLHATIDGQALRQREYADLAPGAVLSLDVRHASLGLALPAILGALLALVLAGTLLVAARDRLRATEPMGYLGHLRELSFRLKVVVAAVLALTFFTLSFAIVPTAILGAVLPVPQPSFTDNLAARAFREIVASTVPPGVEVIVTSPVAGALAQIEVALVLGLLLASPVAGYQAAAFLAPALAASERRFLLRLIPAVTGLFAAGAAFAYYLLVPTMLGILYLFTEGIGARPLVTVDALVGFVVVIVGIFAFAFQLPVLMWAASRLGFVSYGTMARLWRHAVLAIVVLAAIVTPDPTLVGQAIVAVPLCALYGVGLLVARRGERARAPAALALPVP
- the acs gene encoding acetate--CoA ligase, which gives rise to MAEIESVLHAGEAVPPPPSFAARANLTQEAYEAARALGEGDPQALWAREASRLAWERPWDRVLDWDPPRARWFVGGRLNAAVNCVDRHVREGRGDKRAIVWEGEPGDERVITYRDLAGQVSQAASALSQLGVRAGDRVAIYLPLVPEAVVAMLACARIGAPHTVVFGGFAADALSDRMNDARAKVLVTADGGYRKGAVIPLKANADAALAKSPSVESVLVVRRTGADVPMRAGRDRYWHEALEAAPTRHEASAWDSEHPLFVLYTSGSTGKPKGVLHTTGGYLTHAAASTRWVFDLKDDDVYWCTADVGWVTGHTYLVYGPLANGATVVLYEGAPTTPAPDRWWDIVGRRRVTVLYTAPTAIRTFVRLGEAWPGRHDLSSLRLLGTVGEPINPEAWSWYRRVIGGNRCPVVDTWWQTETGGICIAPVPGAVATPPGSATFPLPGIDAAVVDREGNEVASGQGGFLVIRRPWPGMLRTVFGDDERYVKQYWSQVRGPEGPYYFTGDGARRDEQGRFWILGRVDDVIKVSGHRLGTMEIESALVSHPQVAEAAVVGRPDAVKGEAIVAFVTPRAGVAAGPPLADALRAHVSKELGALARPEEIRFADALPKTRSGKIMRRLLRELAATGAVSGDVTTLEDLSVLASLRADEE